The DNA sequence ACGGCCTCGGTGCTGCTGTGGGCGGGTGCCGGGGTCGCCGCGCTGCACGGCACCCTGACCGGCCTGGGCCGGGTCACCTCGCTGACCGACCTCGTCGGGGCGGCGACGGTCACCCCGTCACCGGTCGGGCCCGCGGTGACCGGGGTCGCGGGCGCGGTGATCGGGGACTCCCGCGCGGCCCGGATCGGCGGTCCTGCGCTGCGCGGCGAGGACGGCACCGTCACCCCGGAGGAACGCGCCTGCGGGCGCAGCACCGACTCCCTCGCCGCCGAGCTCGCCCGGCTGCGTGGCGAGGACGTCCTCAACCTGGCCTGCGCCGGGGCGGGCGTCGCGGCCGGGCTGCGGGGGCCGCAGCTGCGCGAGGGCGTCACCGTCGCCCCGCAGGTCGGGCGGCTCAAGCAGGTCCGGAACCTGCAGTGGGTGGTCGTCGCGGTCGGCCCGAACGACCTGGCCTGGTCGGACTTCCTGCTGTACTGCTACGGCCTCGCCACCTGCGACGACCGGCTCTCCGACGGCGAGTTCGAGTCCCGGCTGGCCGGGTTCGCCCGCGACGTCGGCGCCCTGTTCACCGACCTCGACACGCTGCCGGGCCGCCCGCGGGTGGTGGTCACCCTGTCCTACGACCCGTTCCCGGCCCGGTTCGACCCGGCCTGTGCCGACATGCGCGGACCGGCCGGCACCCCGGGCCTGGACCAGGCCAAGCTCGACCTGCTCGCCGAGCGGAACCGCCGTCTCAACGACGTGCTGACCGACGGCGCCGTCCGCTTCGGGTTCGCCACCGCCGCGCCGGCCCTGGCGCCGCTGTGCGCCCCGGACCGCGACCGGATGCCGCCGGACATCATGGGGCTCGCCACCCCGGACCCGTTCCACCCCACCGCGATCGGGTCGCTGCGCATCGCCGCCTCCGCCGCCGCGGCGCTCGCGTCGGCGCGCCCCGGCGGCGGCACGCCCTGACCCAGGCCTGCCGCCGCCGGGGCGGTGGTCAGGCGTCGGCGTCGCGCAGCACCCGCAGGGCGTTGCGGTGCGCGAGCTTGGCCAGGTCGTCGGCGCTCCACCCGCGGTCGGCGAGCGCGTCGAGCAGCCGCGGGTAGGTCGAGACGTCGGAGAGCTCGTCGGGGAGCTCGGAGGTCCCGTCGAAGTCGCCGCCGATGCCGACGTGGTCGATCCCGGCGGCCTCGCGGAGGTGCTCGACGTGGGCGACGACGTCGGCGAGGGTCGCGCGCGGCGCGGGCGGCCCGTCCCAGGTCGCGACGAACCGGTCGCGGGCGCCGAGGTCGCGGTGGTCGACACCGGCCGCCGCCATGGCCTCGCGCAGCCGGGTGTCCCAGCCGGTGACCGCGGCGGAGACGAAGCGGGGCACGAACGTCGCCATGACCACGCCGCCGTTGCCGGGCAGCGCCTCCAGCACGTCCGCGGGCACGTTGCGCGGGTGGTCGGTGACCGCGCGGGCACCGGAGTGGGTGAACAGCACCGGCCGGGTGCTGACGGCGAGGGCCTGGCGCATCGTCGACGGTGCGACGTGCGACAGGTCGACGATCATGCCGATGCGGTTCATCTCGGCGACGACATCGCGACCGAACGGCGAGAGCCCGTCGTGGCGGGGCGTGTCGGTGGCCGAGTCGGCCCAGTTGTTGTTCAGGTTGTGGGTCAGGGTGAGGTAGCGGACCCCGAGCCCGCGCAGGACCCGCAGCACGGCGAGCGAGTCGGCGATGCAGTGCCCGCCCTCGGCCCCCATCAGGGAGGCGACCCGCCCGGATCCGACGACGGCGTCGACGTCGTCGGCGGTGTCGGCGAACACCAGGGCGTCCGGGTGGGCGGCGAGCAGCCGTCGCACCCGGTCGACCTGGTCGAGGACGGCGGTCACCGCCTCGTCGTGGCCCAGCTCGCCCGGCACGTACACCGACCAGAACTGCGCACCGACCCGCCCGGCACGCAGCCGGGGCAGGTCGGTGTGCAGCCGTCGGTCGCCGGCGGCGACGTCCGGCTCGGCGGTCGGGTCACCCCCGGACAACTCGCGCAGGGCCCAGGGGAGGTCGTTGTGGCCGTCGAGGACGAACGTCATGCCCCCATCAGTAGCGGATGACGCCGCGGACGTTCTTACCGGCGTGCATGTCCTCGTAGGCGGTGGCGACCTGGTCCAGGGTGTAGGTGGTGGTGACCAGCTCGTCGAGCTTCAGCGCGCCGGCCCGGTAGAGCTCCAGCTGCCGCAGGATGTCCCAGTTCGGGTTGGACATGCCGAACATCGCACCCTGGATGCGCTTCTGGAACAGGGTGACGTCGGCCAGCGACACCGGCAGCGGCTCGGTCGAGTTGATGTCCCCCAGCGCGGTGACGACGACGGTGCCCGCCTTGCGGATCGACGCCATCGCCTGCCCGATGTGGTCGGGCTTCACGACGCCGACGGTCACGACGGTCTGGTCGGCGCCCTGACCGTTGGTGAACTGCTTCGCGATCTCGGTGGCCTCCTCCATCGTCTCCACCGCGTGCGTGGCGCCGAGCTCCTGGGCCTTCTCCCGCTTCAGCGCGACCGGGTCGACGGCGATGATGTTCGCCGCGCCGGCGTGCGAGGCGCCCTGGACCGCGTTGATGCCGATGCCGCCGATGCCCATGACGATCGTGGTGTGCCCCGGCTGCACGCCGCCGGCGTTGACCGCGGAGCCCCAGCCGGTGCCGACGCCGCAGCCGACCAGGCAGGCGACCTCCAGCGGGATGTCGTCGGGGACGTTCACGCAGGAGTCCTCCGAGACCAGCGTGGTCTCGCAGAAGGTCGAGATGCCGCACATCTGGCCGACCGGGGTGCCGTCGTCGGCGAGCCGCAGGCGGGTGGTGTTCTCCTCCCAGCGGGTGCCGGCGAGCAGCCCCGCGCCGAGGTCGCACAGGTTCTGCATGCCGCTGGCGCACCAGCGACAGTGCCCGCAGGACGGCAGGAACGAGAAGACGACGTGGTCGCCCTCCTTGAGGCCCTTCTTGTTCGCCCCGGCGCGGGTCACGATGCCGGAGCCCTCGTGGCCGCCGGCGAACGGGTAGGTGCCGACCGGGATGTCGCCGGTGGCGATGTGGTCGTCGGAGTGGCACAGGCCCGACGCGACCATCTTCACCTCGATCTCGCCGGCGCGCGGCTCGTCGAGTTCGAGGTCGACGACCTCGTACTTGCCCGGAGCGCTCCGGACGATTGCTCCACGGGTGTGTTCCACGGTGGTTCTCCTCAGACGTCGTCGTCCAACGGGATGCGCACGCGACGATATGAGCCAGGCCACTCCAGGGGAAGTGCCACACGCAGATCGCGGGACACCATTCACCTGTAGATCGTGTTGCTAACGGGGCATCCGCCGCCAGACGGCGCGGGGCAGCAGCCGCAGCCCGAGGAACAGCAGCCGCAGCGTGCCGGGCACCCAGACGTCGGCGTTGCCCCGACCGCGCCGGACCGCGCGCACCGTGGCGTCGGCGACCTGCGCGGGCGTCGACGACAGCGGCGCCGGGCTCATGCCCTCGGTCATCCGGCCGACGACGAACCCCGGGCGGATCAGCACCAGCCGCACCCCGGTGCCGTGCAACGCGTCGGCCAGGCCGGAGGCGAACCCGTCGAGCCCGGCCTTGGCGCTGCCGTAGACGTAGTTGGCGCGCCGCACCCGGACCCCGGCGACCGAGGAGTAGACGACCAGCGTCCCGCTCCCCTGCGCGCGCAGCACCTGAGCCAGCTCGATGAGCAGGTGGACCTGGGCGAGGTAGTCGGTGTGCACGATCGCGGCGGCGTGCGCGGCGTCGGTCTCGGCGCGGGCCTGGTCGCCGAGGATCCCGAACGCGACGACGGCGACGTCGATCCGCCCGTGCCGGGCGGTCACCTCGTCGAGCAGCGGGCGGTGGCGGGCGAGGTCGTCGGCGTCGAAGGCGACGGTGTCCACCGCGGCGCCCGCGGCCCGCACCCGGGCCGCCTCCGTGGTCAGCTCGTCGGGGCGGCGCGCGGCCAGTACGACCGTGTCGGTGTCGCCGGCGGCGAGCCGTTCGGCGACCTCCAGCCCGATCTCGCTGCGACCACCGAGGACCAGGACCGTACGTTCCGAACCACCCACACGGTGCAGCCTCCCACCCGGTGGGGGAGCGTCGTCGCCGTGGGGTCGGACGGGGAGACCCGCTCGACCGAGGGCGGTGTGGGTCCGCTCACACCGGCCCGGGTGGGGATGGGCGGGGACGGCGCCGTCGTTGTGTGCTGTCACGGGGCGTGCCCGCCGCGCTCCGGGAAGGGGACCGTCGTGGACCTCCTGCTGCACCACGGGCTGACCGCGTTCGGGCAGTTCGTGTCGTGGGCCGAGCTCGTCGGGCAGATCGGCGCCATCGCCGTGGTCTTCCTGGCGCGCCGGCGCAGTCTCGCGACCTGGCCGGTGCAGATGGCGGCCTGCGTGCTGCTGTTCACCGTCTACGCCTCGGCACACCTGGGCGGGCTCGCGTTCCGGCAGGTCATCGTGCTGGCCATCTCGGTGTTCGGGCTCGTCGCGTGGCTGCGCAGGCGCGACCCGGTCTACGGGCTCGCGGTGCGCCAGGCGAGCACCGCCCAGCGGCTCGGGCTGGCCGGGCTGCTCGTCGGCGGCACCGTCGTCATGGCGCTGGTCCTCGACGCGCTCGACGCCAGCTGGGCGCCCTGGCCGGACGCCGCGATCTTCGTCGGCACCGCGGTCGCGTTCCTCGCCCAGGCTCTGCGGTTCGTCGAGTTCTGGGTGATCTGGCTGCTGGTCGACGCCGTCGGCGTGCCGTTGCAGCTGGCCTCGGGGCTGTGGTTCTCCGCCGCGGTCTACGTCGTGTTCGCCGGGCTGGTCGTGCACGGCTGGTGGAGCTGGGCGCGGACCCGGCGAACCGTGGCGGCAGCGCAGCGGGAGCGGTCGCGGGCGGTCTGAGCCGCCGCGGGATACTGGCCGGATGAGCACGTCCCCCGTCCGCCGCGCCGCCGTCCTGGGTTCCCCGATCGCCCATTCGCTGTCCCCGGCGCTGCACAACGCCGCCTACACCGCACTCGGGCTGGCCGGCTGGCACTACGACCGGTACGAGGTCGACGAGGCGGGCCTGGCCGGGTTCGTCGCCGGGCTCGGCCCGGAGTGGGCGGGACTGTCGCTGACGATGCCGCTCAAGCGGGTCCTGCTCGACGTCGCCGACCACGTCGCGCCGGGGGCGGCCGCGATCGGCGCCGGCAACACCCTGGTGTTCGAGGGCACCGGCGCGACGGCGCACAACACCGACGTCACCGGGATCGCGCGCTCGCTGCGCGCCGCGGGTGCCGGCGGCGGGCGCGCCGTCGTGCTCGGGGCGGGCGGGACCGCCCAGGCCGCCGTCGCCGCGCTGCACGACATGGAGGTCGACGCCGTCGACGTGCTGGTCCGCGACGCCGGGCGGGCCTCCGCGCTGCGCGGGACCGCCGAGCGGCTCGGCACCGAGGTGACGGTGCACGCGGTGCTGACCGACCCGCCCGCCGCGGCGCGGCTGCTCGAGGGCGCCGACGCGGTCGTCTCCACGCTCCCCGCGGGGGCGGCCGACGCCCTGGCCGGCGCCCGCTGGCGGCCGGGGACCGTGCTGCTCGACGCGGTCTACGCGCCGTGGCCGACGGTCGTCGCGGGCGGCGCGGCGGCGGCCGGCGCGCGGATCGTCTCCGGTCTGGAGATGCTGCTGCAGCAGGCGATCGCGCAGGTCGAGCTCATGACCGGGCGCACCGGCCCGGAAGCCGCCATGCGCGAGGCCCTCGACGCGGCCGTGCTCGCCCGCAGCTGAGGCCCCGGTCCGCGACGGCCGCACCCGCACCCCGCTCCGCGAACCGGGCGCCCGACGACGCTCGGCGAGCGGAGCGCCGCGGGCGCGACGACCATGGGGGTCGTGGAGGAGACGACGGAGGCCGACGACGGGGACCAGGACCGCGGCCGCTCGTGGGGCTGGCACCGGGGGAAGGTCCGTCCGGTCGACACCGAGCTGGAGTCGGCGATCACCGGGCTCCTCTACCGGCGCCGGGGCGGGGCGACGATCTGCCCGTCCGAGGCGGCCCGCGCCGTCGACCCCGACGGCTGGCGCGACCTCATGGAACCGGCGCGGACGGCCGCGCGCCGTCTCGTCGACGCCGGGCGGGTGGAGATCGTGCAGTCCGGCCGGGTGGTGGACCCGTCGACGGCGAAGGGGCCGATCCGGATCCGCCGGGTGCCGGACCGAGCGGCCCGCCCGGCCGAGCGGCGTGCCGGACCGAGCAGAACGCCGGTCGAGAGCAGGGCCGGCTGACGGCGTGCCAGGCTGACCCCCGTGCCCCGCGACACCTACACCCACGGTCATCCGGGCGTCGTCGTCCGGTCGCACGCGGCCCGCACCGCGCAGGACTCGTGCGCCTACCTGCTGGACCGGCTCGCGTCCGGCACCAGCCTGCTCGACGTCGGCTGCGGCCCCGGCAGCATCACCGCCGACCTCGCCGAGCGGGTCGCGCCCGGCCGGGTGCGCGGCGTCGAGGTGGTGCCCGGCCCCCTGGAGCAGGCCCGCGCCGGTGCCGCCGCCCGCGGCCTGGACGTGGAGTTCGTCGTCGACGACGGCTACGCCCTGTCCGACCCGGACGACACCTGGGACATCGTGCACGCCCACCAGGTGCTCCAGCACGTGTCCGACCCGGTCGCGGTGCTGCGGGAGATGGGCCGGGTCGCCCGCCCCGGCGGACTGGTCGCCGCCCGCGACGCCGACTACGCCGGGTTCCACTGGTGGCCGCACGACCCGCGCCTGGACCGCTGGCTGGAGCTGTACCGGGCCGTCGCCCGCGGCAACGACGCCGAGCCCGACGCCGGACGGCGGCTGCTCGGCTGGGCGCACGCGGCCGGGTTCACCGAGGTGACACCGTCGGCGTCGGTCTGGTGCCACGCGACCCCGCAGGCCCGCGCCGCCTGGGGCGGGATGTGGGCCGACCGCATCCACACCGGGGTCGGCCGGATGGCCGTCGACCGCGGGCTGGCCGAGGAGTCCGAGCTGGCGGACATCTCGGCGGCGTGGCGGGCGTGGGCCGCGCACCCGGACGGCTGGCTGGTGATCCCGCACGGCGAGATCCTCGCCCGGGTGCCCGGCTGAGCGGGGCCGGCCGGGCGGCCGACGGGGTTCAGTCGCGGCGGTGCAGCGCGACGACGTAGTCGCCCCCCGACCACGGCACGCGGTCCCAGGTGGCCCAGCGCGCGACCGGCACGAGTCCGGCGGCGGCGCACCACGCGTCGTGGTCGTCGGGGGTCGGCCAGCCCGGCTGCGTCGCGAACCCGGCGAGCAGCAGCCCGCCGGCGCGCAGGTGCGCCGCGCACCCGGCGACCACCCCGGCACGGTCGGTCGCGTACGGGATCACGTTGCCCGCGAGCACCACCAGCGCGAACCGGTCAGGCAGGTCGAGGTGCTCCAGGCCGGTGGCGACCCAGCGCAGCGCGGGCGCCTTGGCCCGGGCCGCGGCGATCATGTCCGGGTCGGGGTCGACGCCGGTGACGGCGATCCCGCGCCGGTCCAGCTCGATCGCGACGCGGCCGGTGCCGCAGCCGCCGTCGAGCACGGGACCGCCGCCGCACAGGGCGGTGACCAGGTCGGCCTCGCCGTGCGGGTCCTCCCCCGCCGCGGCCATCGCCGCCCACTTGCGGTCGTAGTCGGTGAGGTCGACGCGGTCCTTCCAGGAGGCCCAGTCGTCGGGCAGGTTCCCGGGGTCGAGCGTGCGGTCGTCGGACACTCCGACAGGCTAGACGGGGACTCCGGCGGCGAGCCGCCGCCGCAGCCACCGGCCCAGCCCGCGGCGGCGGTGCAGCGGGTGCACCACCACGACGGTCTCCGCACCGGTGTCCGGCGCGGTGAGCCGCGCCGCGACGGCGACGAGGTCCCCCGCCCGCGAGCGCAGCAGCAGGCAGCGCCCGCCGGGTGGGAGCAGCACCGAGCGCAGGTCGGCGTCGGTCCAGGTGGTCGTGGCCTCCGGCGACCCCGCGACGCAGGTGCGCAGCAGCGTCGCGAGCTCGGCGGTCTCGGCGCCGGTCGCCGGGGTCGCGGTGAGCGCGTCACCGTCGTCGAGGAGCAGCTCACCGACCGGGCCTGCCGCGCCCGCGCGCAGGAACGCCTCGGCCCGGGCCCGCTCGGTGACGGTGAACGGCGCCCAGCCCCGGCGCGCGACGAGCGGGGTGCCGTCCGGGCCGGTCAGCTCCAGCACGTGGGTTCCGGTCGCCGGACCGGCGACGACGTCGTCGGCGTGCAGCAGCGCGGCGAGGGCCTCGCGCAGCCCGTCCGGGGTGCGGGACGCCGCGACGAGGTCGAGCGCCCGGGTGGGGGTGTCGACGAGCTCGTGCGGATCGGCCGGGGTGACCCGCACGGTGTCCGGGGCGGAGCCGCGCAGCCGTCGCCGGATCACCCGGGAGAGCCGCTCGGCGGTGACCGGGCCGCCGACC is a window from the Pseudonocardia sp. HH130629-09 genome containing:
- a CDS encoding shikimate dehydrogenase; the protein is MSTSPVRRAAVLGSPIAHSLSPALHNAAYTALGLAGWHYDRYEVDEAGLAGFVAGLGPEWAGLSLTMPLKRVLLDVADHVAPGAAAIGAGNTLVFEGTGATAHNTDVTGIARSLRAAGAGGGRAVVLGAGGTAQAAVAALHDMEVDAVDVLVRDAGRASALRGTAERLGTEVTVHAVLTDPPAAARLLEGADAVVSTLPAGAADALAGARWRPGTVLLDAVYAPWPTVVAGGAAAAGARIVSGLEMLLQQAIAQVELMTGRTGPEAAMREALDAAVLARS
- a CDS encoding SDR family NAD(P)-dependent oxidoreductase — protein: MGGSERTVLVLGGRSEIGLEVAERLAAGDTDTVVLAARRPDELTTEAARVRAAGAAVDTVAFDADDLARHRPLLDEVTARHGRIDVAVVAFGILGDQARAETDAAHAAAIVHTDYLAQVHLLIELAQVLRAQGSGTLVVYSSVAGVRVRRANYVYGSAKAGLDGFASGLADALHGTGVRLVLIRPGFVVGRMTEGMSPAPLSSTPAQVADATVRAVRRGRGNADVWVPGTLRLLFLGLRLLPRAVWRRMPR
- a CDS encoding methyltransferase domain-containing protein; amino-acid sequence: MPRDTYTHGHPGVVVRSHAARTAQDSCAYLLDRLASGTSLLDVGCGPGSITADLAERVAPGRVRGVEVVPGPLEQARAGAAARGLDVEFVVDDGYALSDPDDTWDIVHAHQVLQHVSDPVAVLREMGRVARPGGLVAARDADYAGFHWWPHDPRLDRWLELYRAVARGNDAEPDAGRRLLGWAHAAGFTEVTPSASVWCHATPQARAAWGGMWADRIHTGVGRMAVDRGLAEESELADISAAWRAWAAHPDGWLVIPHGEILARVPG
- a CDS encoding NDMA-dependent alcohol dehydrogenase encodes the protein MEHTRGAIVRSAPGKYEVVDLELDEPRAGEIEVKMVASGLCHSDDHIATGDIPVGTYPFAGGHEGSGIVTRAGANKKGLKEGDHVVFSFLPSCGHCRWCASGMQNLCDLGAGLLAGTRWEENTTRLRLADDGTPVGQMCGISTFCETTLVSEDSCVNVPDDIPLEVACLVGCGVGTGWGSAVNAGGVQPGHTTIVMGIGGIGINAVQGASHAGAANIIAVDPVALKREKAQELGATHAVETMEEATEIAKQFTNGQGADQTVVTVGVVKPDHIGQAMASIRKAGTVVVTALGDINSTEPLPVSLADVTLFQKRIQGAMFGMSNPNWDILRQLELYRAGALKLDELVTTTYTLDQVATAYEDMHAGKNVRGVIRY
- a CDS encoding DUF3253 domain-containing protein, whose amino-acid sequence is MEETTEADDGDQDRGRSWGWHRGKVRPVDTELESAITGLLYRRRGGATICPSEAARAVDPDGWRDLMEPARTAARRLVDAGRVEIVQSGRVVDPSTAKGPIRIRRVPDRAARPAERRAGPSRTPVESRAG
- a CDS encoding class I SAM-dependent methyltransferase, which codes for MSDDRTLDPGNLPDDWASWKDRVDLTDYDRKWAAMAAAGEDPHGEADLVTALCGGGPVLDGGCGTGRVAIELDRRGIAVTGVDPDPDMIAAARAKAPALRWVATGLEHLDLPDRFALVVLAGNVIPYATDRAGVVAGCAAHLRAGGLLLAGFATQPGWPTPDDHDAWCAAAGLVPVARWATWDRVPWSGGDYVVALHRRD
- a CDS encoding dipeptidase, translated to MTFVLDGHNDLPWALRELSGGDPTAEPDVAAGDRRLHTDLPRLRAGRVGAQFWSVYVPGELGHDEAVTAVLDQVDRVRRLLAAHPDALVFADTADDVDAVVGSGRVASLMGAEGGHCIADSLAVLRVLRGLGVRYLTLTHNLNNNWADSATDTPRHDGLSPFGRDVVAEMNRIGMIVDLSHVAPSTMRQALAVSTRPVLFTHSGARAVTDHPRNVPADVLEALPGNGGVVMATFVPRFVSAAVTGWDTRLREAMAAAGVDHRDLGARDRFVATWDGPPAPRATLADVVAHVEHLREAAGIDHVGIGGDFDGTSELPDELSDVSTYPRLLDALADRGWSADDLAKLAHRNALRVLRDADA
- a CDS encoding nicotinamide mononucleotide transporter family protein; its protein translation is MDLLLHHGLTAFGQFVSWAELVGQIGAIAVVFLARRRSLATWPVQMAACVLLFTVYASAHLGGLAFRQVIVLAISVFGLVAWLRRRDPVYGLAVRQASTAQRLGLAGLLVGGTVVMALVLDALDASWAPWPDAAIFVGTAVAFLAQALRFVEFWVIWLLVDAVGVPLQLASGLWFSAAVYVVFAGLVVHGWWSWARTRRTVAAAQRERSRAV
- a CDS encoding GDSL-type esterase/lipase family protein, with the protein product MPTRATSRSWPRALLREARSLPTVLLLALIAVVGVPLVIMLTPENHVEVFGQDVGVGARVPPLTLSGPAQIAQLGNAEFDLTTVQVWGPIRPRLSIGPLKRPADNGPVLGPHTVDGAGDAVRDLGEGFVTWYLWGATGIVLVALLGSGLMATARLLVALHRTRARRYRPVHWDDLAGPIGRMTVVAVTASVLLWAGAGVAALHGTLTGLGRVTSLTDLVGAATVTPSPVGPAVTGVAGAVIGDSRAARIGGPALRGEDGTVTPEERACGRSTDSLAAELARLRGEDVLNLACAGAGVAAGLRGPQLREGVTVAPQVGRLKQVRNLQWVVVAVGPNDLAWSDFLLYCYGLATCDDRLSDGEFESRLAGFARDVGALFTDLDTLPGRPRVVVTLSYDPFPARFDPACADMRGPAGTPGLDQAKLDLLAERNRRLNDVLTDGAVRFGFATAAPALAPLCAPDRDRMPPDIMGLATPDPFHPTAIGSLRIAASAAAALASARPGGGTP